Sequence from the candidate division WOR-3 bacterium genome:
AAGATCTTTGATAAAAGATACTGCAGAGGTATCGCCGAGCTGCGCCAGGGCCAGAACTCCGTGTTTCCAGACATTGATGTTCGGAGGAATCATCAGTTCTCTTCTTATAAAATTCTCCATATCCTTTTCACCGATCCTGCCGAGCACCATCGCACTCGTAATTCTCACCAGAGGGTCAAGGTCGCTGAGTCCCCGACGTATATTCTTTTTATCCTTGAACTCTTCCAACCCCAGATAAGAGAACCTGCGGATCTTGGCGATCTTATCCTGGATTCCTTTAATGAACACATCATGACATCGTTCATCATCGATCAAGGACATAAGTCGGTATGCCTCTGCCCGGATTAACGGATCACGGTCTGAGGTGAGTTTGGCGACGATGGGAGAATAAGTCTTTTCTCCCAAATCATAGAGTGCCGCCAGGGCTGCAACCACACCGTTCTTGTCATCACTGTTGAGCGTTTCATAAAGCGTCTTAATTCCCCGCGCGTCACCGATCTTTTTACAGGCTTTAGCTGCATTCACCCGTATGACAGC
This genomic interval carries:
- a CDS encoding HEAT repeat domain-containing protein; the protein is MKKENVIFLLIFLLNCGTPPRQKALAVLEEGLRDESAVIRVNAAKACKKIGDARGIKTLYETLNSDDKNGVVAALAALYDLGEKTYSPIVAKLTSDRDPLIRAEAYRLMSLIDDERCHDVFIKGIQDKIAKIRRFSYLGLEEFKDKKNIRRGLSDLDPLVRITSAMVLGRIGEKDMENFIRRELMIPPNINVWKHGVLALAQLGDTSAVSFIKDLLVDTPWELKVVAAEALLLLNNKDGVEVLKQALDSGDPFVRVKAVQVLKDNRIPEGDELLRAAAEDEYINVSIVAIEALARRRAKENRELFIKLMSAPNPLVKIAAAGAYLRSE